From the Pseudobacteroides sp. genome, one window contains:
- a CDS encoding ROK family transcriptional regulator gives MTGKIVGNNRFLKEFNQTAILDMIRVHKAISRAELSKLTGLSPTAIGSIVSELLEMGYISESGIGESKGGRRPVLIELKPKSFYTIGIDMDVNYINFVLMDITSWIIEERTLGMPKSLVFKNVMKVIRGEIKKILKDYGITTERLLGIGMSVPGMVDSRDLKIIFAPNMGWEDIDVKDQFEDFSDIKVYVENEAMASAISENWIGTCQGISNFVCVNIKSGIGSGIFIDGKPYRGTSGITGEVGHMVVDSNGSKCRCGNYGCLETIASTTHMVDQAKRLVKSGIASKLNDISDVEDLSPKSIIDCAREGDEVSRNILLESARYLGLAISSIVNILSPQKVVLGKDFVHYSDIVLDHMKEIVMCKALKQTSKDVEITESKLGERASVLGSAIIPLKVFFGK, from the coding sequence ATGACAGGGAAGATAGTAGGCAATAACAGATTTCTCAAGGAGTTTAATCAGACAGCAATCCTGGACATGATAAGGGTTCACAAAGCAATTTCCAGGGCTGAATTGTCCAAACTCACTGGGTTGTCACCCACAGCAATAGGCAGCATCGTATCGGAGCTACTGGAAATGGGTTATATTTCCGAAAGCGGCATAGGAGAATCAAAGGGTGGCAGGAGGCCTGTTTTAATCGAACTTAAGCCAAAATCCTTTTACACCATTGGAATAGACATGGATGTAAATTACATAAATTTTGTTTTAATGGATATCACCAGTTGGATTATTGAAGAAAGAACACTGGGAATGCCAAAATCCCTAGTTTTCAAGAATGTGATGAAGGTTATTCGCGGTGAAATCAAAAAGATTTTGAAAGATTATGGCATAACCACAGAAAGGCTTTTGGGAATTGGTATGTCGGTGCCCGGCATGGTGGATAGCAGGGACTTAAAAATCATTTTTGCACCCAACATGGGGTGGGAAGACATAGATGTTAAGGACCAGTTCGAGGATTTCTCAGATATAAAAGTCTATGTTGAAAACGAAGCAATGGCATCTGCAATAAGCGAAAACTGGATTGGTACCTGTCAGGGAATAAGTAATTTCGTTTGTGTAAATATTAAATCCGGTATAGGTTCTGGTATATTTATTGACGGTAAACCCTACCGCGGCACAAGCGGAATAACCGGAGAGGTTGGCCACATGGTTGTTGATTCCAATGGTTCAAAGTGCAGATGTGGAAATTATGGATGCCTTGAAACAATTGCATCTACAACGCATATGGTTGACCAGGCAAAAAGATTGGTTAAATCAGGTATTGCTTCAAAGCTTAACGATATATCGGATGTTGAAGATTTAAGTCCCAAATCCATTATCGACTGTGCTAGAGAGGGAGATGAAGTATCCAGGAATATCCTTCTTGAATCGGCAAGATACCTTGGACTGGCAATTTCAAGCATTGTCAACATCCTAAGCCCTCAAAAAGTTGTTTTGGGCAAAGATTTTGTCCATTATTCGGATATCGTACTTGACCATATGAAAGAGATTGTAATGTGCAAGGCTTTAAAGCAAACATCTAAGGATGTTGAGATAACCGAATCCAAGCTGGGTGAAAGAGCTTCAGTGCTTGGTTCGGCTATAATACCACTTAAGGTTTTCTTTGGGAAATAA
- the xylA gene encoding xylose isomerase: MAEFFSNVSKIQYEGKGSDNPLAFKYYNPDEVIGGKTMKDHLRFAVAYWHTFQGTGSDPFGPGTAVRPWDNISDPMELAKAKVAANFELCEKLGVPFYCFHDRDIAPEASTLRETNKRLDEIVVLMKEYMKTSSVKLLWGTTNAFSNPRFVHGASTSPNADVFAYAAAQVKKAMEITLELGGQNYVFWGGREGYETLLNTDMKLELDNMGRFLRMAVDYAKEIGFKGQFLIEPKPKEPTKHQYDFDTATVVGFLRAHGLENDFKMNIEANHATLAAHTFQHEVHTARVNGVFGSIDANQGDLLLGWDTDQFPTNIYDTTLCMYEVLKAGGFTTGGLNFDSKVRRGSFEPIDLFYAHIAGMDAFAKGLKIAHKMVSDGKFEKVVEDRYASFKSGIGSDIVNGKVGFKELEKYVLDLGEVKNVSGRQEVLESMLNKYILED; encoded by the coding sequence ATGGCAGAATTTTTTAGTAATGTATCAAAGATCCAATACGAAGGCAAAGGATCCGACAATCCATTGGCATTTAAGTACTATAACCCTGATGAAGTTATAGGCGGCAAAACAATGAAGGATCACTTAAGGTTTGCAGTTGCTTACTGGCATACTTTCCAGGGAACAGGATCAGATCCCTTTGGACCTGGAACAGCAGTAAGACCTTGGGATAATATATCTGACCCTATGGAGCTTGCAAAGGCTAAAGTTGCTGCTAACTTTGAGCTTTGTGAAAAATTAGGTGTACCATTCTACTGTTTCCATGACAGAGATATTGCTCCTGAAGCTTCAACTCTTAGAGAAACAAATAAGAGACTTGATGAAATTGTTGTCCTCATGAAGGAATACATGAAAACAAGCAGCGTAAAACTTCTATGGGGTACAACAAACGCTTTCAGTAACCCAAGGTTCGTTCACGGTGCTTCCACATCACCAAACGCTGATGTATTTGCATACGCAGCTGCTCAGGTTAAAAAAGCTATGGAAATAACTTTAGAGCTTGGCGGTCAGAACTATGTTTTCTGGGGCGGCAGGGAAGGTTATGAAACTTTACTTAACACCGACATGAAGCTTGAGCTTGACAATATGGGAAGATTCTTAAGAATGGCTGTTGACTATGCTAAGGAAATTGGCTTTAAGGGACAGTTCCTCATCGAGCCAAAGCCGAAGGAACCTACAAAGCATCAGTATGACTTCGATACAGCTACAGTTGTCGGTTTCTTGAGAGCTCACGGCCTCGAAAACGACTTCAAGATGAACATAGAAGCAAACCATGCTACACTCGCTGCTCATACCTTCCAGCATGAAGTCCATACTGCAAGAGTAAATGGTGTATTCGGAAGCATAGATGCAAACCAGGGTGACCTTCTCTTAGGATGGGATACAGACCAATTCCCTACAAATATTTACGATACAACTCTTTGTATGTATGAAGTGCTAAAAGCAGGCGGCTTTACAACCGGTGGTTTGAACTTCGACTCCAAGGTTAGAAGAGGTTCATTTGAGCCAATCGACTTGTTCTATGCACATATAGCTGGTATGGATGCATTTGCTAAGGGTCTCAAAATTGCACACAAAATGGTTTCGGATGGTAAGTTTGAAAAGGTTGTTGAAGACCGTTATGCAAGCTTCAAGAGCGGTATCGGAAGTGATATCGTAAACGGCAAAGTTGGCTTTAAGGAGCTTGAAAAATATGTGCTGGATCTTGGTGAAGTTAAGAATGTATCAGGCAGGCAGGAAGTACTCGAAAGCATGTTAAACAAGTACATCCTGGAAGATTAA
- a CDS encoding aldose epimerase family protein, with amino-acid sequence MNIIREKFCDDHDQHEIYIYTLTNSNGMKVKITNFGGIVISIFVPDKYGNYEDVALGYERLQDYYENKPFFGAIIGRHANRIEDSCFEISGVEYHVEKNEGDNHLHGGTKGFHKVIWDAKIVEKNDIECLQLTYLSKDGEENYPGNLTVTVTYSLTYDNALKIDYHAVSDRDTVINLTNHAYFNLSGHGAGDITKHHLKIYADKFTPINEECLPTGEIREVKGTPLNFTTMKPISSGISSDDIQIKYGEGYDHNYILDISEEKLKLAAEVYDPESGRFMEVHTTKPGIQFYSGNNLVDVGAGKGNIQYKKRGGLCLETQYFPNSLKHKHFPSPVFSAGQEYKHTTIYKFLTI; translated from the coding sequence ATGAATATTATTAGAGAGAAATTTTGTGACGATCATGACCAACATGAAATATATATATATACGCTGACTAACAGCAATGGCATGAAAGTCAAAATTACCAACTTTGGGGGTATCGTAATTTCCATTTTTGTTCCAGACAAATATGGAAATTATGAGGATGTTGCTCTGGGTTATGAAAGGCTTCAGGATTATTATGAGAACAAACCATTTTTTGGTGCAATAATTGGAAGGCACGCAAACAGGATTGAAGATTCATGCTTTGAGATTTCGGGTGTAGAGTACCATGTTGAGAAAAATGAGGGTGATAATCATTTGCATGGCGGTACAAAAGGATTTCATAAGGTTATCTGGGATGCAAAAATAGTTGAGAAGAATGATATAGAGTGTTTACAGCTTACTTATCTAAGCAAGGATGGGGAAGAGAATTACCCTGGCAACCTTACGGTTACAGTAACTTATTCCCTTACCTATGACAATGCTCTTAAAATTGACTACCATGCTGTTTCAGACAGGGACACTGTGATAAATCTTACAAACCATGCATACTTTAATCTTTCAGGACATGGGGCAGGGGATATCACAAAACACCATCTGAAGATCTATGCCGATAAGTTTACACCAATAAATGAAGAGTGCCTGCCTACAGGAGAAATTAGAGAAGTAAAAGGCACTCCATTGAATTTTACAACAATGAAGCCAATTAGTTCAGGAATATCCAGTGATGACATCCAAATTAAGTACGGCGAAGGTTATGATCATAATTATATTTTAGATATTTCTGAAGAAAAGCTTAAGCTTGCAGCTGAAGTATATGATCCTGAGAGCGGAAGATTTATGGAGGTTCATACTACAAAGCCTGGGATACAGTTTTATTCAGGAAACAATCTTGTTGACGTAGGTGCAGGGAAGGGTAATATTCAATACAAAAAACGAGGTGGTCTATGCCTCGAAACACAATATTTCCCCAACTCATTAAAACACAAGCACTTTCCGTCACCTGTATTTAGTGCCGGTCAGGAGTACAAACACACAACAATATATAAATTCCTGACAATTTAA